A portion of the Mesobacillus sp. AQ2 genome contains these proteins:
- a CDS encoding sporulation protein Cse60, translated as MIQVRVFDHEHEKDLEQDMNVFLEKLDEKKLLDIKYNVAVIPEEEDEEQIYCFSAMIVYRA; from the coding sequence TTGATCCAGGTCAGAGTGTTTGATCATGAGCATGAAAAAGATCTCGAACAGGATATGAACGTGTTTCTTGAAAAACTAGATGAAAAAAAACTGCTCGACATTAAATACAATGTCGCGGTCATACCTGAAGAAGAGGATGAAGAGCAGATTTACTGTTTTTCAGCCATGATTGTATACAGAGCCTGA
- a CDS encoding NAD(P)/FAD-dependent oxidoreductase, which yields MKYDVIVLGGGPSGLMAAIAAGEKGAKVLLIDKGDKLGRKLAISGGGRCNVTNRLPVDEIIKHIPGNGRFLYSALSIFSNEDIISFFEGLGIKLKEEDHGRMFPVTDKAQSVVDALLSKLRELKVEIKTNTPVADVHYRDGKVDSVELKNGDRILADSVIIAVGGKSVPHTGSTGDGYAWAEKAGHTITTLFPTEVPVTSSEPFIKEKILQGLSLRGIALSVLNPKGKALITHKMDMIFTHFGISGPAVLRCSQFVVKAMQKWNLKEIVMSLDALPDMKEEELFQEINKLIKAEPKKALKNLLKGLLPERYLLFLFERNEIDPAMQGGQLGHEKIRNFASSVKQFEFKVNGTLPLDKAFVTGGGVSVKEVEPQTMASKKAEGLYFCGEILDIHGYTGGYNITSALVTGRLAGTNAAGFALEK from the coding sequence ATGAAATACGATGTAATCGTCCTTGGCGGCGGGCCTTCTGGCTTGATGGCTGCGATTGCTGCGGGCGAGAAAGGTGCAAAGGTGCTGCTGATCGATAAAGGGGACAAGCTCGGCCGAAAGCTGGCCATCTCCGGGGGCGGACGCTGCAATGTGACAAATCGCCTCCCTGTCGATGAAATCATTAAACATATACCCGGAAACGGGCGATTCCTATACAGTGCCCTTTCGATTTTCAGCAATGAGGATATCATTTCATTTTTTGAAGGGCTCGGAATCAAGCTGAAAGAAGAGGACCATGGCCGGATGTTCCCAGTCACAGATAAAGCCCAATCGGTTGTCGATGCTCTTTTATCAAAGCTAAGAGAGTTAAAAGTAGAAATTAAGACAAATACTCCTGTGGCCGATGTGCATTACAGGGACGGAAAAGTTGATTCAGTGGAATTAAAAAATGGAGACAGGATTTTAGCAGACAGCGTGATCATCGCAGTAGGCGGGAAATCCGTTCCCCATACCGGTTCGACTGGTGATGGATACGCCTGGGCGGAAAAAGCAGGCCACACCATCACCACCCTGTTCCCTACAGAAGTGCCCGTAACCTCTTCTGAACCCTTTATTAAGGAGAAGATTTTGCAGGGGCTTTCCTTGAGAGGGATTGCGCTCAGTGTCCTGAACCCTAAAGGAAAGGCGCTTATCACACACAAGATGGACATGATTTTCACCCATTTCGGAATCAGCGGCCCTGCCGTGCTTCGCTGCAGCCAGTTCGTCGTCAAAGCGATGCAAAAGTGGAATCTGAAAGAGATCGTCATGTCCCTGGACGCTCTTCCTGACATGAAGGAAGAAGAATTGTTCCAGGAAATCAATAAGTTGATAAAAGCTGAGCCAAAAAAAGCGCTGAAAAATCTGCTTAAGGGACTTTTGCCTGAACGCTATTTATTGTTCCTGTTTGAGCGGAATGAAATTGACCCAGCAATGCAGGGCGGACAGCTGGGACATGAAAAGATCAGGAACTTTGCGAGTTCGGTGAAACAATTCGAGTTCAAAGTCAACGGCACTCTGCCGCTTGATAAAGCATTCGTCACCGGCGGCGGCGTATCCGTCAAAGAAGTCGAGCCGCAAACAATGGCATCCAAGAAAGCAGAAGGACTATATTTCTGCGGGGAAATCCTCGATATCCACGGATATACAGGAGGCTACAATATCACATCCGCGCTAGTTACCGGAAGGCTCGCCGGAACCAATGCAGCTGGATTTGCGCTGGAGAAATAG
- the dat gene encoding D-amino-acid transaminase encodes MEYVIVDDKVLDRTEAKVDIEDRGYQFGDGVYEVIRVYNGKMFTGIEHLNRLAESAEKIRMKLPYSPEELLARMEELISKNEVETGTVYMQFTRGTSPRNHVFPGEEVATTFVAYTRKVPRPVDPMEKGVRAILDEDIRWLRCDIKSLNLLGNLLSKQKAAEAGCFEAILHRGETVTEGSHSNISIVKDGVVITHQADNHILNGISRQKVLEICRNEGIPFEERAYTLGELSSADEVFSSGTTVEVMPVVEVAGNPVGNGQPGSVTRKLQTLFKAEIERQCGNI; translated from the coding sequence ATGGAATATGTAATTGTAGACGATAAGGTGCTGGACAGGACCGAAGCCAAGGTGGATATTGAGGATAGAGGCTATCAGTTTGGTGATGGCGTATACGAGGTCATTCGTGTATACAACGGGAAGATGTTCACCGGGATTGAGCATTTGAACCGGCTTGCAGAGAGTGCCGAAAAAATCAGGATGAAGCTCCCGTACAGCCCTGAAGAACTTTTAGCAAGAATGGAAGAGCTAATTTCGAAAAACGAAGTGGAAACCGGAACCGTGTACATGCAGTTCACAAGGGGAACTTCACCCCGAAATCATGTTTTTCCAGGCGAAGAAGTGGCGACAACCTTTGTTGCATATACGCGCAAGGTACCGCGCCCTGTGGATCCGATGGAGAAAGGTGTACGTGCTATCCTTGACGAAGATATCCGCTGGCTTCGCTGTGACATCAAAAGCCTGAACTTGCTAGGTAATTTGCTTTCGAAACAAAAAGCGGCAGAAGCAGGCTGTTTCGAGGCTATTCTCCATCGCGGAGAAACTGTTACGGAGGGCAGCCATTCCAATATCTCGATTGTTAAAGATGGTGTGGTCATCACCCACCAGGCTGACAACCATATTCTGAATGGCATTTCACGGCAAAAGGTGTTGGAAATCTGCAGGAATGAAGGCATTCCTTTTGAGGAGCGAGCATATACGCTTGGGGAATTATCTTCAGCCGATGAAGTCTTCTCATCTGGTACAACCGTCGAAGTTATGCCAGTTGTCGAGGTGGCCGGTAACCCTGTCGGAAACGGGCAGCCTGGTTCAGTCACGAGGAAGCTTCAAACCCTTTTTAAAGCAGAAATCGAACGCCAATGCGGAAATATCTGA
- the speD gene encoding adenosylmethionine decarboxylase, protein MKFTPEQHIELHGFNNLTKSLSFNMYDICYTRTKEEREAYIEYIDEQYSAERLTKILTHVADIIGAHVLNVAKQDYVPQGASVTILVSEGPVVEVPDEAYDESPGPLPDNVVLQLDKSHITVHTYPEFHPDEGISTFRADIDVSTCGEITPLKALNYLIHSFETDVMTIDYRVRGFTRDKEGNKLFIDHDISSIQNYIPENVKDQFDMVDINVYQENIFHTKCKLREFDLDNYLFGYTKESLSPEEREEITERIQAEMEEIVSGVTLHSGTIFEDEDEDEEMDK, encoded by the coding sequence ATGAAATTCACACCTGAACAGCATATCGAACTGCATGGATTTAATAATCTCACAAAATCATTAAGTTTTAATATGTATGACATCTGTTATACGAGGACGAAGGAAGAACGTGAAGCTTATATTGAATATATTGATGAACAGTATAGTGCAGAACGGCTTACCAAAATCCTTACTCATGTTGCGGATATCATTGGAGCACATGTCCTTAATGTGGCCAAGCAGGACTACGTGCCCCAGGGAGCCAGCGTGACCATCCTCGTATCCGAAGGGCCGGTCGTCGAGGTGCCGGATGAAGCGTATGATGAATCGCCCGGGCCGCTTCCGGACAATGTAGTTTTACAGCTTGATAAAAGCCATATCACGGTCCATACGTACCCGGAGTTCCACCCGGATGAAGGAATCAGTACATTCCGCGCCGATATCGATGTCTCCACCTGCGGAGAAATCACACCGCTGAAAGCCCTGAATTATCTTATCCATTCCTTCGAAACCGATGTGATGACGATTGATTATAGGGTAAGAGGCTTTACAAGGGATAAAGAAGGGAACAAGCTGTTCATCGACCACGACATAAGCTCGATTCAAAACTACATTCCGGAAAATGTGAAAGATCAATTTGATATGGTCGATATCAATGTCTACCAGGAAAACATTTTCCATACCAAATGCAAGCTAAGAGAATTTGATTTAGATAATTATCTTTTCGGCTATACGAAAGAATCTTTGTCCCCCGAGGAACGGGAAGAAATCACCGAAAGGATCCAAGCTGAAATGGAAGAAATCGTGTCCGGAGTGACACTCCATTCGGGGACGATTTTTGAAGACGAAGACGAAGACGAAGAGATGGACAAATAG
- a CDS encoding polysaccharide biosynthesis protein produces MSSKLLRGTFILTIGTILSKVLGLFYVIPFFAIVGDYGTALYSFSYIPYTIFISIATAGVPLAVSKFIAKYNALEEYAVGRKLFKSGVAVMLATGILSFLIMYVTAPGLADIVMNTSGEENAKITAEDVTTVIRAVSFALIVVPFMSLIRGFFQGHQSMGPSAVSQVVEQIVRIVFVLAGAFFVLNVIEGDMVTAVSVATFAAFIGALGSLGVLGWYWVKRKPHLDKLLEEDKKTMDISLKDIYKEILLYAAPFVFVGIANPLFQFIDMMTFNRAMMAIGNSQNEANTAFSVLNFQSHKLVIIPVSLATAFSLTLVPSITKAFTENDRKGMRRQLDQTFQVLMYLTVPAAVGIALLAEPMYTVFYAHNDLGTEVLATYAPVAILFALFSVTAAILQGINEQRFTILSLLTGLLVKLSLNMPLIKLFETQGAVISTAIGYIVAIIINMVVIKKFARYPMGFVTRRIILILVFAGLMAGVTAAFYGVLVQFLSPAGKLESIMIIVISAVVGAGVYFYLGFRTKLVDRLFGDRVTKIKRKLRLPV; encoded by the coding sequence ATGTCATCTAAGCTATTACGAGGGACGTTCATACTGACAATTGGCACGATTTTATCCAAAGTACTGGGATTGTTTTATGTTATTCCCTTTTTTGCGATCGTAGGAGATTATGGGACCGCCCTATATTCGTTCTCTTATATTCCATATACAATTTTCATAAGCATCGCCACAGCCGGTGTGCCGCTGGCTGTTTCAAAGTTCATAGCAAAATATAATGCTCTTGAGGAGTATGCCGTCGGAAGGAAGTTATTCAAATCAGGAGTCGCTGTCATGCTTGCGACAGGCATTTTGTCGTTCCTGATCATGTATGTAACGGCTCCGGGTCTGGCTGATATAGTCATGAACACTAGTGGGGAAGAAAATGCGAAAATAACGGCTGAAGATGTGACAACGGTGATCCGGGCAGTCAGTTTCGCGCTGATCGTTGTTCCATTCATGAGCTTGATCCGCGGTTTCTTCCAGGGACATCAATCGATGGGACCATCAGCCGTATCGCAAGTGGTAGAGCAAATTGTAAGGATTGTTTTCGTCCTTGCAGGTGCATTTTTTGTTCTGAACGTAATTGAAGGTGATATGGTTACCGCGGTCAGCGTAGCTACGTTTGCTGCGTTCATAGGTGCACTCGGCAGTCTTGGGGTGCTTGGCTGGTATTGGGTCAAAAGAAAACCGCATTTGGATAAATTGCTGGAAGAAGATAAAAAGACGATGGATATTTCCTTGAAGGACATTTATAAGGAAATCCTTCTTTATGCAGCGCCATTTGTATTTGTCGGGATTGCCAATCCTTTGTTCCAGTTTATTGATATGATGACCTTCAACAGAGCGATGATGGCAATTGGGAATAGCCAGAATGAAGCGAATACGGCGTTTTCAGTGCTGAATTTCCAATCCCATAAGCTAGTGATCATTCCAGTTTCTCTGGCTACGGCTTTTTCATTGACGCTGGTGCCAAGCATCACGAAAGCTTTTACGGAGAACGACCGTAAGGGAATGAGGAGGCAGCTTGACCAAACGTTCCAGGTCCTGATGTATCTGACTGTGCCTGCTGCAGTTGGAATTGCCCTTCTGGCGGAACCAATGTATACCGTCTTCTATGCACATAATGATCTTGGAACAGAAGTACTGGCCACATACGCCCCAGTTGCCATCCTGTTTGCGCTATTTTCCGTAACAGCGGCAATCCTGCAGGGAATCAATGAACAGCGTTTTACGATTTTAAGCCTGTTGACGGGTTTGCTGGTAAAATTGAGCCTTAACATGCCGTTGATCAAACTGTTTGAAACACAGGGGGCAGTGATCTCTACAGCGATAGGTTACATTGTTGCAATCATCATCAATATGGTGGTGATCAAAAAGTTCGCAAGGTATCCAATGGGATTTGTAACGAGAAGGATTATCCTGATCCTTGTGTTCGCAGGGTTAATGGCAGGCGTAACGGCTGCCTTCTATGGAGTGCTTGTCCAGTTCCTGTCACCGGCTGGAAAGCTCGAATCCATCATGATCATTGTTATTTCTGCTGTTGTAGGTGCGGGTGTGTATTTTTATCTTGGTTTCCGGACCAAACTGGTGGACAGGCTCTTTGGGGATCGGGTCACAAAAATCAAGCGCAAATTAAGGCTGCCGGTTTAA
- a CDS encoding pseudouridine synthase: protein MRIDKVLSNLGYGSRKDVKKLLKDGAVKVNGEAIKDAKQHVDPEKDFITLNGEEIHYREFIYLMMNKPPGVISATEDNHDETVIDLLEMEDLVFEPFPVGRLDKDTEGLLLITNDGQLSHRLLSPKRHVPKTYFAVIEGEVTEADIEAFKQGVTLDDGYETKPGELVILKSGLTSDIELTITEGKFHQVKRMFQAVGKRVVYLKRLSMGPLELDETLELGEYRELTDEEVEMLQNYEV from the coding sequence ATGAGAATAGATAAAGTGCTTTCCAACCTTGGATATGGGAGCAGGAAAGATGTGAAAAAACTTTTAAAAGATGGTGCTGTTAAAGTGAATGGCGAAGCCATCAAGGATGCTAAACAGCATGTTGACCCTGAAAAAGACTTCATCACTTTGAATGGAGAGGAAATTCATTATCGAGAGTTTATTTATTTGATGATGAACAAGCCGCCTGGTGTCATCTCTGCAACTGAAGACAACCATGATGAGACGGTCATCGACCTGCTTGAGATGGAGGATTTGGTCTTTGAGCCTTTTCCGGTCGGAAGGCTTGATAAGGATACGGAAGGCCTGCTATTGATCACGAATGACGGACAGTTGTCCCACAGGCTGCTATCGCCTAAAAGGCATGTTCCGAAAACGTATTTTGCAGTGATCGAGGGGGAAGTAACAGAAGCGGACATTGAAGCATTTAAACAGGGTGTCACCCTTGATGACGGCTATGAGACAAAACCTGGGGAGCTTGTCATCTTAAAATCCGGTTTGACTTCCGATATCGAACTGACTATTACAGAAGGGAAGTTCCATCAGGTGAAGAGGATGTTCCAGGCAGTGGGGAAAAGGGTTGTATACCTGAAGAGATTGTCGATGGGCCCGCTTGAGCTTGATGAAACACTTGAACTTGGAGAGTACAGGGAGCTTACCGACGAAGAAGTCGAAATGCTGCAAAACTATGAAGTATAA
- a CDS encoding rhodanese-like domain-containing protein — MNKIETISTEELQKKLEAGEKLEMVDVREHDEVESGMIPGAKHIPMGEIPERMNEFDKDKEYIFICRSSARSGNVCHYMNEQGYKVRNMVGGMMSWGGETKRP, encoded by the coding sequence ATGAATAAAATTGAAACAATCTCAACTGAAGAGCTTCAAAAGAAACTGGAAGCAGGCGAAAAGCTTGAAATGGTTGACGTACGTGAACATGACGAAGTTGAATCCGGCATGATCCCTGGAGCCAAGCACATCCCAATGGGCGAAATCCCTGAAAGAATGAACGAATTCGACAAGGACAAGGAATACATCTTCATCTGCCGTTCAAGCGCACGCAGCGGCAATGTCTGCCACTACATGAACGAGCAAGGCTACAAAGTCCGTAACATGGTTGGCGGCATGATGAGCTGGGGCGGAGAAACAAAGCGCCCATAA
- the pepV gene encoding dipeptidase PepV, with amino-acid sequence MTSINWTKEVEKREADLIKDAQDLLKIKSVLDEENSTPDAPLGEGVKEALDFMLQLGEKDGFTAKNVGNLAGHLEFGQGDDIVGVLCHVDVVPEGDGWSSDPYGAEIRDGKIYARGAIDDKGPTLAAYYAMKIVKELGLPLNKRVRMIIGTDEESDWRCVDHYFEHEEMPSMGFAPDADFPIIYAEKGIADYDLVCKAAGIEKEGFDAEVIEFSSGRRYNMVPDFAKAVLAVQQGQTDIVQRFDEFKRKNELDGKVTVESGRLVLELEGVSAHGMEPDNGKNAGLFMSAFLSELSLDGDSEKFFQFAAKYLGKDSRGRELGVAFSDDITGDLTINVGKLSYTRETGGRAGLNMRYPVTTNLEKTKEILHQLLEAEGLAIENFSNSNPHHVDENDFLIQTLKKVYEEQVGEKAELISIGGGTYARSLKSGVAFGPLFPGRPDIAHQKDEYMIIEDLLRATAIYAQAIYELAK; translated from the coding sequence ATGACTTCGATCAACTGGACGAAGGAAGTAGAGAAAAGAGAAGCGGATTTGATCAAAGATGCTCAGGACCTGTTGAAAATCAAGAGTGTTCTTGATGAAGAGAACAGCACTCCAGACGCGCCGCTTGGTGAAGGTGTAAAAGAAGCATTGGATTTCATGCTTCAATTGGGTGAAAAGGATGGCTTTACCGCCAAAAATGTTGGCAATCTTGCCGGCCATCTCGAATTCGGGCAGGGAGATGATATTGTGGGTGTTCTCTGTCATGTCGATGTCGTGCCAGAAGGGGATGGATGGTCCAGCGACCCTTATGGCGCTGAAATTCGTGATGGGAAAATCTATGCCCGCGGCGCAATCGATGACAAAGGTCCAACCCTGGCAGCATATTATGCTATGAAAATCGTCAAAGAATTGGGCTTGCCCCTTAATAAGCGTGTAAGAATGATCATTGGCACAGATGAGGAAAGCGACTGGCGTTGTGTCGACCACTATTTTGAGCATGAAGAAATGCCTTCGATGGGATTCGCTCCGGATGCTGATTTTCCGATCATCTATGCTGAAAAAGGAATCGCTGATTATGATTTAGTGTGCAAGGCCGCTGGTATAGAAAAAGAAGGCTTTGATGCCGAAGTAATCGAGTTTTCATCCGGACGCCGATATAATATGGTGCCTGATTTTGCAAAAGCTGTGCTGGCTGTTCAGCAGGGCCAGACAGATATTGTCCAGCGCTTTGACGAATTTAAGCGAAAAAATGAACTGGATGGCAAGGTGACCGTCGAGAGCGGCAGGCTAGTCCTTGAGCTGGAAGGAGTTTCAGCCCATGGCATGGAGCCTGACAACGGAAAAAATGCAGGACTTTTCATGTCTGCCTTCCTTTCGGAATTGAGTCTTGATGGAGACAGTGAAAAATTCTTTCAGTTTGCCGCTAAATACCTGGGTAAGGATTCACGAGGCAGGGAATTGGGTGTGGCATTTTCCGATGATATCACCGGAGACTTGACGATCAATGTCGGCAAACTTTCATATACCCGCGAGACCGGGGGCCGTGCCGGATTGAATATGCGTTATCCGGTTACGACGAATCTGGAAAAAACGAAAGAAATCCTGCATCAGCTTTTGGAGGCTGAAGGATTGGCCATCGAGAATTTCTCGAATTCCAATCCGCATCATGTCGATGAAAATGATTTCCTGATCCAGACGTTAAAAAAGGTTTACGAAGAGCAGGTTGGTGAAAAGGCTGAGCTGATCTCGATTGGCGGGGGAACTTATGCAAGGTCACTGAAATCCGGCGTTGCATTTGGCCCGCTGTTCCCTGGCAGACCTGATATCGCACACCAGAAGGATGAGTATATGATCATTGAGGACCTTTTGCGAGCAACGGCGATCTACGCGCAGGCTATTTATGAATTGGCAAAATAA
- the cysK gene encoding cysteine synthase A, producing MRVVNNIAALIGETPLLKLNRLAPESGASVYLKLEYFNPSKSVKDRAAFNMIVTAENEGKLKPGSTIIEPTSGNTGIGLAMNAAARGYKAILVMPDTMTMERINLLKAYGAEVVLTPGDEKMPGAIKKAEELLKEIPDSYMPMQFENEANPDAHRMSTAKEIIEAMKELKKPLSAFVATAGTGGTITGTGEALKEEYPDVAVHVVEPAGSPVLSGGKPGKHKLVGTSPGFIPEILNQDVYEKIHKIEDEDAYETARRLAREEGILVGPSSGAACFAAINVAKQLKPDEVVICIACDTGERYLSSDLFRFDE from the coding sequence ATGAGAGTCGTTAATAATATTGCAGCATTAATCGGTGAAACACCGCTGTTAAAATTAAACCGCCTGGCACCTGAGAGCGGAGCATCAGTTTATCTGAAGCTTGAATACTTCAATCCGAGCAAAAGTGTAAAAGACAGAGCTGCCTTTAACATGATCGTTACAGCAGAAAACGAAGGGAAGCTTAAGCCGGGCTCAACCATCATCGAGCCAACAAGCGGCAACACCGGAATCGGACTGGCGATGAATGCTGCGGCAAGAGGCTACAAAGCAATCCTCGTCATGCCCGATACAATGACAATGGAGAGAATCAACCTGTTAAAAGCTTACGGCGCAGAAGTCGTACTCACACCTGGAGATGAAAAAATGCCAGGTGCAATCAAAAAAGCAGAAGAGTTATTGAAGGAAATACCAGACAGCTATATGCCAATGCAGTTCGAAAATGAAGCTAATCCTGATGCCCACCGGATGTCAACGGCAAAGGAAATCATCGAAGCGATGAAGGAACTAAAAAAACCGCTCAGCGCGTTCGTGGCTACAGCTGGAACAGGAGGCACAATCACCGGAACGGGTGAGGCATTAAAAGAAGAATACCCAGACGTGGCAGTGCACGTTGTCGAACCAGCAGGGTCCCCTGTCCTGTCAGGCGGCAAGCCAGGGAAGCATAAACTGGTTGGCACAAGCCCCGGATTCATTCCCGAGATCCTTAATCAGGATGTTTACGAAAAGATCCATAAAATCGAAGATGAGGACGCCTACGAAACCGCAAGAAGGCTCGCCAGGGAGGAAGGAATCCTAGTCGGCCCATCATCAGGCGCCGCATGCTTCGCAGCCATCAATGTCGCAAAACAGCTTAAGCCAGATGAAGTCGTCATCTGCATTGCATGCGATACCGGGGAAAGATATCTTTCAAGCGATTTATTCCGGTTCGATGAGTAA
- a CDS encoding DeoR family transcriptional regulator, producing the protein MKPSTNRMINRIKSIYMYICQNGTVTTQDLVEEFGITPRTIQRDLNVLAYNDLVKSPSRGKWTTTRKKVKMSS; encoded by the coding sequence TTGAAACCTTCGACTAACCGGATGATAAACCGCATCAAATCCATCTACATGTATATATGTCAGAATGGAACTGTCACAACTCAAGATCTTGTAGAGGAATTCGGAATTACTCCTCGAACCATCCAGAGGGATTTGAATGTCCTGGCTTATAACGACTTAGTGAAAAGTCCGAGCCGAGGTAAATGGACAACGACCCGGAAAAAAGTAAAGATGTCGTCATAG